One genomic window of Nocardioides daphniae includes the following:
- a CDS encoding cystathionine beta-synthase, whose amino-acid sequence MQYVNSLLDLIGNTPLLKLSTSLAPELQVEKYGEPKGPLLLAKVEYLNPGGSVKDRIATRMIEAAEASGELQPGGTIVEPTSGNTGVGLAMVAQEKGYKCVFVCPDKVSEDKRNVLRAYGAEVVVCPTAVPPEHPDSYYNVSDRLASQPGAWKPNQYANPNNPRSHYETTGPEIWAQTEGKITHFVAGVGTGGTISGIGRYLKEQNPDIQVIGADPAGSVYSGGDGRPYLVEGVGEDFWPETYDKSVADRIIEVSDADSFAFTRRLAREEALLVGGSAGMAAFAAKKLAVELAEEGRDDAVIVVLLPDSGRGYLTKVFNDQWLGQYGFATESTADVELTVGDVLRGKQGTLPDLVHTHPGETIAEAIHILQEYSVSQMPVVRAEPPVVAAEVAGSVSERDLLDALFTGKAKLTDAVEQHMSAPLPTIGSTESVKDAVHLLETGDAVLVHEDGAPVGVVTRHDLLANLAKG is encoded by the coding sequence ATGCAGTACGTGAACTCGCTCCTGGACCTCATCGGCAACACCCCGCTCCTGAAGCTGTCGACCTCGTTGGCCCCCGAGCTGCAGGTCGAGAAGTACGGCGAGCCGAAGGGGCCGCTCCTGCTGGCGAAGGTCGAGTACCTGAACCCGGGTGGCTCGGTGAAGGACCGCATCGCCACGCGGATGATCGAGGCCGCCGAGGCCTCCGGTGAGCTCCAGCCGGGCGGCACCATCGTGGAGCCGACGTCGGGCAACACCGGTGTCGGCCTGGCGATGGTGGCCCAGGAGAAGGGCTACAAGTGCGTCTTCGTCTGCCCCGACAAGGTCAGCGAGGACAAGCGCAACGTGCTGCGTGCCTACGGCGCCGAGGTCGTGGTCTGCCCGACCGCGGTCCCGCCGGAGCACCCCGACTCCTACTACAACGTCTCCGACCGCCTGGCCTCGCAGCCCGGCGCCTGGAAGCCGAACCAGTACGCGAACCCGAACAACCCGCGCTCCCACTACGAGACCACCGGTCCGGAGATCTGGGCGCAGACGGAGGGGAAGATCACCCACTTCGTCGCGGGCGTGGGCACCGGCGGCACGATCTCCGGCATCGGTCGCTACCTCAAGGAGCAGAACCCCGACATCCAGGTGATCGGCGCCGACCCCGCCGGCTCGGTCTACTCCGGTGGCGACGGCCGTCCCTACCTCGTCGAGGGCGTCGGTGAGGACTTCTGGCCCGAGACCTACGACAAGTCGGTCGCCGACCGCATCATCGAGGTCTCCGACGCCGACTCCTTCGCCTTCACCCGCCGCCTGGCCCGCGAGGAGGCGCTGCTGGTCGGTGGCTCCGCCGGCATGGCTGCCTTCGCCGCGAAGAAGCTCGCGGTCGAGCTGGCCGAGGAGGGCCGCGACGACGCCGTCATCGTCGTGCTGCTCCCCGACTCCGGCCGCGGCTACCTGACCAAGGTCTTCAACGACCAGTGGCTGGGCCAGTACGGCTTCGCGACCGAGTCGACCGCCGACGTCGAGCTGACCGTGGGCGACGTCCTGCGCGGCAAGCAGGGCACCCTGCCCGACCTGGTCCACACGCACCCGGGCGAGACCATCGCCGAGGCCATCCACATCCTGCAGGAGTACTCGGTCTCGCAGATGCCGGTCGTTCGCGCCGAGCCGCCCGTGGTGGCCGCCGAGGTCGCCGGGTCTGTCTCCGAGCGTGACCTCCTCGACGCCCTCTTCACCGGCAAGGCCAAGCTGACCGACGCCGTCGAGCAGCACATGTCGGCCCCGCTGCCGACCATCGGCTCGACCGAGTCGGTGAAGGACGCGGTGCACCTGCTCGAGACCGGCGACGCGGTCCTGGTCCACGAGGACGGTGCCCCGGTCGGCGTCGTCACCCGCCACGACCTGCTGGCCAACCTGGCCAAGGGCTGA
- a CDS encoding TSUP family transporter produces the protein MEVSYEVLAALLVAALAAGFVDAVVGGGGLIQLPAILLGLPGATPVQILATNKLSSFCGTTVAAATYARRVRPDPRTFAPLMLAAFVGSALGALLASMIPKSAFDPIVLVALVVVGAYVVARPTLGAATSLRFAGHHHTLAALVTGLVVGVYDGALGPGTGSFFVLALVSVLGYNFLEASAKARLANWATNLAALIVFASQDALLWGVGLAMGLTNMVGGYLGARIAIGRGAAFVRVFFIVVVSGFVVRIGGGLLGWWG, from the coding sequence GTGGAGGTCTCGTACGAGGTGCTGGCGGCGCTGCTCGTGGCGGCGCTCGCCGCGGGCTTCGTCGACGCCGTCGTGGGCGGTGGCGGGCTGATCCAGCTGCCGGCGATCCTGCTCGGACTGCCCGGCGCGACGCCGGTGCAGATCCTGGCGACCAACAAGCTGTCGTCCTTCTGCGGCACCACCGTGGCCGCGGCGACGTACGCCCGGCGGGTGCGGCCCGACCCGCGCACCTTCGCGCCCCTGATGCTGGCCGCCTTCGTCGGGTCGGCGCTGGGGGCGTTGCTGGCCAGCATGATCCCCAAGTCGGCCTTCGACCCTATCGTGCTGGTCGCCCTGGTCGTGGTCGGCGCCTACGTCGTGGCCCGTCCGACGCTCGGGGCTGCCACCTCGCTCCGCTTCGCCGGCCACCACCACACGCTCGCGGCGCTGGTCACCGGACTGGTCGTCGGCGTCTATGACGGCGCGCTGGGGCCGGGCACCGGTTCCTTCTTCGTGCTGGCCCTGGTCAGCGTGCTGGGCTACAACTTCCTCGAGGCCTCGGCCAAGGCGCGGCTGGCCAACTGGGCCACCAACCTGGCGGCGCTGATCGTCTTCGCCTCCCAGGACGCGTTGCTGTGGGGCGTCGGCCTGGCGATGGGCCTGACCAACATGGTCGGCGGCTACCTCGGTGCCCGGATCGCCATCGGGCGCGGCGCGGCCTTTGTGCGGGTCTTCTTCATCGTCGTGGTCTCGGGCTTCGTGGTCCGCATCGGCGGTGGCCTGCTCGGCTGGTGGGGCTGA
- a CDS encoding YigZ family protein — MAAPTRYLTIARDGEAELEVKRSRFLCTLRRVETEEAARALVEEMRKAHWDARHHCSAFVLGADAMLQRSNDDGEPAGTAGAPMLEVLRGARGEGVSDVVAVVTRWFGGILLGAGGLVRAYGDAVQAGLAEVGTLERRLLQEWSLVLDHGEAGRVESDLRSRGVQVLDTTYDARVRLLLGCEDGAALGVQVAELTAGRGALTRAGERWVDVRA, encoded by the coding sequence ATGGCTGCTCCGACCCGCTACCTCACGATCGCGCGCGACGGGGAGGCGGAGCTGGAGGTCAAGCGGAGCCGTTTCCTCTGCACGCTGCGTCGCGTCGAGACCGAGGAGGCGGCGCGGGCCCTGGTCGAGGAGATGCGCAAGGCCCACTGGGACGCGCGCCACCACTGCTCGGCCTTCGTGCTGGGCGCCGACGCGATGCTGCAGCGCTCCAACGACGACGGGGAGCCGGCCGGCACCGCCGGCGCGCCGATGCTGGAGGTCCTCCGCGGCGCGCGGGGGGAGGGCGTGAGCGACGTCGTCGCGGTCGTGACCCGCTGGTTCGGTGGCATCCTGCTCGGCGCCGGCGGGCTGGTCCGCGCCTACGGCGACGCGGTGCAGGCCGGACTCGCCGAGGTCGGCACGCTCGAGCGGCGCCTGCTCCAGGAGTGGAGCCTGGTCCTCGACCACGGCGAGGCGGGCCGGGTGGAGAGCGACCTGCGCTCGCGCGGCGTCCAGGTCCTCGACACGACGTACGACGCCCGCGTGCGCCTGCTCCTCGGCTGCGAGGACGGCGCAGCGCTGGGCGTGCAGGTCGCCGAGCTGACCGCGGGGCGCGGCGCGCTGACCCGCGCCGGCGAGCGCTGGGTCGACGTCAGGGCGTGA
- a CDS encoding GMC oxidoreductase produces MAAGAAVGAAGTVGASTRPASAHIPLRREERRVIVIGSGFGGGVASLRLTRAGVPVTLLERGKRWVTGPDADTFPRVSSLDERALWHESMPEIFGRPLFETPHTGLLESVVGENMTVMNAAGLGGGSLAYQGMSLEPSAEVFASELPEELDREWMHRVHYRRVERMLKLRTAPDALVSSDNYKAARVFARKALAAGYDIEKIPMPIDWSYALRELRGEMKATYTNGDAALGVNNGGKHSVDVTYIRAAEATGLLEVRTLHNVTGIARTRSGAWEVRAQRTDTTGRVLEEVVYTTPTLIMGAGSTGTTRLLLKSAARGEITDLPEALGSNWGTNADRIYTWTSLFDDFGPVQGGPVVYGSKAWEDPATANTVIQASLPPLMAGGDPSKKSWGPTTTMLVGYGVSKDRGEFRYDAEKDDAILHWPKNGDRESAARIHARVKKIAGFASFLGDTTAMSPSTWHPLGGASMGTVCDLEGRVLGQKGLYVLDGALLPGTAAACNPSMTIAAVAERAMDKIVAHDVGRLV; encoded by the coding sequence ATGGCAGCTGGCGCCGCCGTCGGCGCCGCAGGCACCGTCGGTGCCAGCACCCGACCGGCCTCGGCCCACATCCCGCTGCGCCGGGAGGAGCGCCGCGTCATCGTCATCGGGTCCGGCTTCGGCGGCGGCGTCGCCTCGCTGCGACTCACCCGCGCGGGAGTGCCAGTCACGCTGCTCGAGCGCGGCAAGCGGTGGGTGACGGGGCCCGACGCCGACACCTTTCCGCGGGTCTCGAGCCTTGACGAGCGGGCCCTGTGGCACGAGTCGATGCCGGAGATCTTCGGTCGCCCCCTCTTCGAGACCCCGCACACGGGCCTGCTGGAGAGCGTCGTCGGCGAGAACATGACGGTGATGAACGCTGCTGGTCTTGGCGGCGGGTCGTTGGCCTACCAGGGGATGAGCCTGGAGCCGTCCGCGGAAGTCTTCGCCAGCGAACTGCCCGAGGAGCTTGATCGCGAGTGGATGCACCGTGTCCACTACCGCCGGGTCGAGCGCATGCTGAAACTGCGGACGGCGCCGGATGCCCTCGTCTCCAGCGACAACTACAAGGCGGCTCGGGTGTTCGCCAGGAAGGCGCTCGCCGCTGGCTACGACATCGAGAAGATCCCGATGCCCATCGACTGGTCCTACGCACTGCGCGAGCTTCGAGGCGAGATGAAGGCCACCTACACCAACGGCGACGCCGCGCTCGGTGTCAACAACGGCGGCAAGCACTCGGTCGACGTGACCTACATCCGGGCTGCCGAGGCCACGGGTCTCCTGGAGGTCCGCACCCTGCACAACGTGACCGGCATCGCGCGCACCCGCTCGGGAGCGTGGGAGGTACGCGCCCAGCGCACCGACACCACCGGCAGGGTGCTGGAGGAGGTCGTCTACACGACGCCGACGCTCATCATGGGCGCCGGAAGCACCGGTACCACCCGCTTGCTGTTGAAGTCGGCCGCTCGCGGCGAGATCACCGACCTTCCCGAGGCCCTGGGCTCCAACTGGGGCACCAACGCCGACCGGATCTACACGTGGACCAGCCTCTTCGACGACTTCGGTCCGGTGCAGGGCGGCCCCGTCGTCTACGGCTCCAAGGCATGGGAGGACCCGGCGACCGCCAACACCGTGATCCAGGCGTCGTTGCCACCTCTGATGGCGGGTGGCGATCCGAGCAAGAAGTCGTGGGGGCCCACCACCACCATGCTGGTGGGCTACGGGGTGAGCAAGGACCGGGGAGAGTTCCGCTACGACGCGGAGAAGGACGACGCGATTCTGCACTGGCCCAAGAACGGCGACAGGGAGAGCGCTGCCCGCATCCACGCCAGGGTGAAGAAGATCGCGGGCTTCGCCTCATTCCTCGGCGACACCACGGCCATGTCACCCTCGACCTGGCATCCGCTCGGCGGCGCCTCGATGGGGACCGTCTGCGACCTCGAGGGTCGTGTGCTCGGCCAGAAGGGCCTGTACGTCCTCGACGGCGCCCTGCTGCCCGGTACGGCGGCTGCCTGCAACCCCTCGATGACGATCGCCGCGGTCGCAGAGCGCGCGATGGACAAGATCGTGGCCCACGACGTCGGCCGCCTGGTCTGA
- a CDS encoding YchJ family protein: MLQPECPCGGTDATRRTYDACCGRFHRGGERPPTAEALMRSRYSAFALGLDDWVFATWHPRTRPDDVTGDPGTVWTGLEILETVDGGPDDETGEVEFVATWRSGGQDGRMHERSRFARRAGRWLYLDGDVG, from the coding sequence GTGCTGCAACCCGAGTGCCCGTGCGGCGGGACCGACGCGACGCGACGGACGTACGACGCCTGCTGCGGCCGTTTCCACCGCGGCGGCGAGCGACCGCCCACCGCCGAGGCGCTGATGCGCTCGCGCTACTCGGCCTTCGCCCTGGGCCTGGACGACTGGGTCTTCGCGACCTGGCACCCGCGCACCCGGCCCGACGACGTGACCGGGGATCCGGGCACCGTCTGGACCGGCCTGGAGATCCTCGAGACCGTCGACGGCGGCCCCGACGACGAGACCGGCGAGGTCGAGTTCGTGGCGACGTGGCGCTCCGGCGGGCAGGACGGCCGGATGCACGAGCGCAGCCGCTTCGCCCGACGCGCCGGACGCTGGCTCTACCTCGACGGCGACGTCGGCTGA
- a CDS encoding GNAT family N-acetyltransferase: MHVELREATAEDAKAIRALVEVVLPATYDQIDPAYATRELESWQVEDIPDALEDGVFVVGEVNGRIIALVSATIDDRDRFVMTTLHVHPDFQGQRLGSRLLTEVVDLVDDKALWTRYPEGDDNAAAFCERHGFVAEVVDDPPFPKQVWARLDRD, encoded by the coding sequence ATGCACGTCGAGCTGAGGGAGGCGACCGCCGAGGACGCCAAGGCCATCCGAGCCCTGGTCGAGGTGGTGCTGCCCGCGACGTACGACCAGATCGACCCGGCGTACGCGACCCGCGAGCTCGAGAGCTGGCAGGTCGAGGACATCCCGGACGCGCTCGAGGACGGCGTCTTCGTCGTCGGCGAGGTCAACGGGCGGATCATCGCCCTGGTCTCGGCGACCATCGACGACCGCGACCGCTTCGTGATGACCACGCTGCACGTCCACCCCGACTTCCAGGGCCAGCGCCTCGGCAGCCGGCTGCTCACCGAGGTGGTCGATTTGGTCGACGACAAGGCGCTGTGGACCCGCTACCCGGAGGGCGACGACAACGCCGCCGCCTTCTGCGAGCGGCACGGCTTCGTGGCCGAGGTGGTCGACGACCCGCCGTTCCCCAAGCAGGTCTGGGCCCGGCTGGACCGGGACTGA
- a CDS encoding vWA domain-containing protein, with product MSRYERYHGGDPLAPPVDLGEALSAIGEDVMAGASPERALSEYLRRGPQGQQGLDDLAARVARKRRELLTQNNLDGTLEDVRRLLDEAVLAERGQLARDVAMDEGDRAFRELQLDALSPSTAAAVTELSSYDWASSEARAKYEEIKDLLGREMLDQRFAGMKQALEGATDEDRERINEMLTDLNALLAAHGRGEDTTEQFADFMEKHGEFFPEQPRTVDELLDALAARSAAAQRMLNSMSPEQRNELMQLSAQAFGSAELAEQLAQMDAHLQALRPGEDWDGSSRFSGEEGLGLGDGTGVLQDVADLEALAEQLAQSYNGARMDDVDLDALARQLGEEAAVDARALADLEKALRESGYLERGSTGDLRLSPRAMRQLGKSLLRDVATQMSGRQGQRDVRRSGAAGDLTGSARPWEFGDTEPWDVNRTLTNAIRRTVAEGSSPAGGVRIGVDDIEIAETEARTQAAVALLVDTSFSMAMDGRWVPMKRTALALHQLIRTRFRNDHLQLIGFGRYARTMEIEELTGLDARWDKGTNLHHGLLLAARHFRKHPGAQPVLLVVTDGEPTSHLESDGQVWFNYPPHPVTLAKTVRELDNVRRLGAQTTFFRLGEDPGLARFIESMARRVDGRMVSPELDDLGAAVVGSYLGSRASGRQGGRYSDFGGWGGWGGRGDWVG from the coding sequence ATGAGCAGGTACGAGCGCTACCACGGCGGTGACCCCCTCGCGCCCCCGGTCGACCTCGGCGAGGCGCTGAGCGCGATCGGCGAGGACGTGATGGCCGGGGCCTCGCCGGAGCGGGCGCTGTCGGAGTACCTGCGCCGCGGCCCCCAGGGGCAGCAGGGGCTGGACGACCTGGCTGCCCGGGTCGCGCGCAAGCGCCGTGAGCTCCTGACGCAGAACAACCTCGACGGCACGCTCGAGGACGTACGACGCCTCCTCGACGAGGCCGTGCTCGCCGAGCGCGGGCAGCTGGCGCGCGACGTCGCGATGGACGAAGGCGACCGTGCCTTCCGCGAGCTCCAGCTCGACGCCCTCTCGCCCTCGACGGCCGCCGCGGTCACCGAGCTCTCCAGCTATGACTGGGCCAGCTCCGAGGCCAGGGCGAAGTACGAGGAGATCAAGGACCTGCTCGGGCGCGAGATGCTCGACCAGCGTTTCGCCGGCATGAAGCAGGCGCTGGAGGGCGCCACCGACGAGGACCGCGAGCGGATCAACGAGATGCTCACCGACCTCAACGCGCTGCTCGCCGCGCACGGCCGGGGCGAGGACACCACCGAGCAGTTCGCCGACTTCATGGAGAAGCACGGTGAGTTCTTCCCCGAGCAGCCGCGGACCGTCGACGAGCTGCTGGACGCGTTGGCGGCCCGCAGCGCCGCCGCGCAGCGGATGCTCAACTCGATGTCGCCCGAGCAGCGCAACGAGCTGATGCAGCTCTCGGCGCAGGCGTTCGGCTCAGCGGAGCTCGCCGAGCAGCTGGCCCAGATGGACGCCCACCTGCAGGCCCTGCGCCCCGGCGAGGACTGGGACGGGTCGTCGCGCTTCTCCGGCGAGGAGGGCCTCGGCCTGGGCGACGGGACCGGGGTGCTCCAGGACGTCGCTGACCTGGAGGCGTTGGCCGAGCAGCTGGCCCAGTCCTACAACGGCGCCCGGATGGACGACGTCGACCTCGACGCTCTGGCCCGTCAGCTGGGCGAGGAGGCCGCGGTCGACGCGAGGGCGCTGGCCGACCTCGAGAAGGCGCTGCGCGAGTCCGGCTACCTGGAGCGTGGGTCCACCGGTGACCTGCGGCTCAGCCCGCGGGCGATGCGCCAGCTCGGCAAGTCGCTGCTGCGCGACGTGGCGACCCAGATGTCGGGGCGCCAGGGGCAGCGCGACGTACGCCGCAGCGGCGCCGCCGGTGACCTCACCGGCTCGGCGCGGCCCTGGGAGTTCGGTGACACCGAGCCGTGGGACGTCAACCGCACGCTCACCAACGCGATCCGCCGCACCGTCGCCGAGGGCAGCTCCCCGGCCGGGGGCGTACGCATCGGGGTCGACGACATCGAGATCGCCGAGACCGAGGCGCGCACCCAGGCGGCGGTGGCGTTGCTCGTGGACACCAGCTTCTCGATGGCGATGGACGGACGTTGGGTGCCGATGAAGCGCACGGCGCTGGCGCTGCACCAGCTGATCCGCACCCGCTTCCGCAACGACCACCTGCAGCTGATCGGCTTCGGCCGCTACGCCCGGACGATGGAGATCGAGGAGCTCACCGGTCTCGACGCGCGCTGGGACAAGGGCACCAACCTGCACCACGGCCTGCTGCTGGCCGCCCGCCACTTCCGCAAGCACCCCGGTGCGCAGCCGGTGCTGCTGGTGGTCACCGACGGCGAGCCCACCTCGCACCTGGAGTCGGACGGGCAGGTCTGGTTCAACTACCCGCCGCACCCGGTGACGTTGGCCAAGACGGTGCGCGAGCTCGACAACGTACGCCGGCTCGGCGCGCAGACGACCTTCTTCCGGCTGGGGGAGGACCCCGGCCTGGCACGCTTCATCGAGTCGATGGCGCGCCGCGTCGACGGCCGGATGGTCTCGCCCGAGCTCGACGACCTGGGCGCCGCCGTGGTCGGCTCCTACCTCGGCTCCCGGGCCAGCGGCCGGCAGGGTGGCCGCTACAGCGACTTCGGTGGCTGGGGCGGCTGGGGTGGCCGTGGGGACTGGGTCGGTTGA
- a CDS encoding carboxypeptidase-like regulatory domain-containing protein, which yields MSPDGGDWATWWVGEAALADDAEDVQVEEDEVLRLDLTAMPAARIRGAVSEPFATAGGSRGETGESDGSVTEVVVERQTDDAWVEVARVRPGRAGRYEVDGLAAGRHRVLVDSPRSGIVHAPSATSEDDARVVELGVGQAAEVDVVVPPPALVTGRLTTSTGLPLPDREIRFSTGYRVVDPRFPALPTTTRSVRTDSEGRYAVRLGTGLWSVQTDLRCRGPQQREVDVVAGQDMASDLVEDAVATVSGQVTDRAGRPLSGVDVFLSTPGSVCGQAATTDADGRWTLTGVAPGRARIEYAVTTRGSQLRYFHPGVTKPGLATRVEVALGATVTGVDADLP from the coding sequence GTGTCCCCTGACGGCGGCGACTGGGCGACGTGGTGGGTGGGCGAGGCGGCGCTGGCGGACGACGCCGAGGACGTCCAGGTGGAGGAGGACGAGGTCCTGCGCCTGGACCTCACCGCGATGCCGGCGGCTCGGATCCGAGGGGCGGTGAGCGAGCCGTTCGCGACCGCGGGCGGCTCCCGCGGGGAGACCGGGGAGTCCGACGGGTCGGTCACCGAGGTGGTCGTCGAGCGCCAGACCGACGACGCCTGGGTCGAGGTCGCCCGGGTCCGCCCCGGCAGGGCTGGCCGGTACGAGGTCGACGGACTGGCGGCCGGCCGCCACCGGGTGCTGGTCGACAGCCCGCGGAGCGGCATCGTCCACGCCCCTTCGGCCACCTCGGAGGACGACGCCCGCGTGGTCGAGCTCGGCGTGGGTCAGGCCGCGGAGGTCGACGTCGTCGTGCCTCCGCCCGCGCTGGTCACGGGCCGTCTCACCACGTCGACCGGGCTGCCGCTGCCGGACCGGGAGATCCGCTTCTCGACCGGGTACCGGGTGGTCGACCCGCGCTTCCCCGCGCTGCCCACGACGACGAGAAGCGTACGCACCGACTCCGAGGGCAGGTATGCAGTGCGGCTCGGCACCGGGCTCTGGTCGGTGCAGACCGACCTGCGGTGCCGCGGGCCGCAGCAGCGGGAGGTGGACGTCGTCGCAGGACAGGACATGGCCAGCGACCTGGTCGAGGACGCCGTCGCCACGGTGTCCGGGCAGGTGACGGATCGCGCCGGGAGGCCACTGTCCGGAGTGGACGTCTTCCTGAGCACGCCCGGCTCGGTGTGCGGTCAGGCTGCCACGACGGACGCCGACGGACGCTGGACGCTCACCGGCGTCGCGCCGGGCCGGGCACGGATCGAGTACGCCGTCACCACCCGCGGGTCCCAGCTCCGCTACTTCCACCCGGGTGTGACGAAGCCCGGGCTTGCCACCCGCGTCGAGGTCGCGCTCGGCGCCACCGTCACCGGGGTGGACGCGGATCTTCCGTGA
- a CDS encoding HNH endonuclease signature motif containing protein — protein sequence MTSPSDLVALARANAALVRRAEADTLLIAYEWAVAHPAREDGADAAIFHSPVGFEPISGDGTLEVNEYAVAELGGALGLSTDAAKKLIGHALELAHRLPRLWARVTAGEVPVWRARLVAEAMIHAYPALPAEGVAWIDAQVAPFIEKMGRAAVDRLIERAMKLYGLAIDEDENGASDTRHVTIVSERDPFAQTMQVHAELDIADALDLEQAVAAGAAGLKAAGCEESLDVRRSLALGELARHQTALDLAGAGADEETVGRTTARRVDLHLHFTATVEPDESISFGATGQLENRQRLVLLEQVRRWVNTSHTDIRVLPVVDLNQTLETDRYEPTDRLRRQVLLRDETCVFPHCTRPSRRCDVDHVVPFDHDAAAEGRPQPGSTVTENLAPLCRGHHRLKTHTAWHLESPANGVFEWTSPHGQRFRRDRHGTSDLSPPDLHTPRTAPTPTPA from the coding sequence ATGACCTCGCCCAGTGACCTGGTCGCGTTGGCGCGTGCCAACGCGGCGCTGGTGCGTCGCGCGGAGGCGGACACGCTGCTGATTGCCTACGAGTGGGCTGTCGCCCACCCGGCCCGGGAGGACGGGGCGGACGCCGCCATCTTCCACTCGCCCGTCGGTTTCGAACCGATCTCGGGCGACGGAACCCTCGAGGTCAACGAGTACGCCGTCGCCGAGCTCGGCGGTGCGCTCGGGTTGTCGACGGATGCGGCGAAGAAGTTGATCGGACACGCGCTCGAGCTGGCGCACCGGCTGCCGCGGCTGTGGGCGCGGGTGACGGCCGGGGAGGTGCCGGTATGGCGAGCCCGGCTGGTGGCCGAGGCCATGATCCATGCCTACCCGGCGTTGCCCGCTGAGGGCGTCGCGTGGATCGATGCTCAGGTTGCTCCGTTCATCGAGAAGATGGGTCGCGCTGCCGTCGACCGGCTCATCGAGCGGGCGATGAAGCTCTACGGCCTCGCGATCGACGAGGACGAGAACGGGGCGTCGGACACCCGGCACGTGACGATCGTGAGTGAGCGCGACCCGTTCGCCCAGACCATGCAGGTCCACGCCGAGCTCGACATCGCTGATGCGCTCGACCTGGAGCAGGCCGTCGCTGCGGGTGCGGCCGGGTTGAAGGCCGCCGGCTGCGAGGAGTCGTTGGACGTACGCCGCTCCCTCGCCCTGGGCGAGCTGGCCCGGCACCAGACCGCGCTCGACCTCGCTGGCGCGGGTGCAGACGAGGAGACGGTCGGCCGGACCACCGCCCGCCGCGTCGACCTGCACCTGCACTTCACCGCCACCGTGGAGCCCGACGAGTCGATCTCCTTCGGGGCCACCGGCCAGCTGGAGAACCGCCAGCGACTCGTCCTGCTGGAGCAGGTCCGCCGCTGGGTCAACACCAGCCACACCGACATCCGGGTCTTGCCCGTGGTCGACCTCAACCAGACCCTCGAGACGGACCGCTACGAACCCACCGACCGGCTCCGCCGCCAAGTGCTTCTTCGCGACGAGACCTGCGTCTTCCCGCACTGCACCCGCCCCAGCCGACGCTGCGACGTCGACCACGTGGTCCCGTTCGACCATGACGCCGCAGCCGAAGGCCGACCACAACCCGGCTCGACGGTCACCGAAAACCTCGCGCCCCTCTGTCGCGGCCACCACCGGCTCAAGACCCACACCGCCTGGCACCTCGAATCCCCAGCCAACGGGGTCTTCGAATGGACGTCACCCCACGGACAACGCTTCCGACGCGACCGTCACGGAACGAGCGACCTGTCTCCGCCGGATCTTCACACTCCTCGCACCGCGCCCACACCCACGCCGGCCTAA
- the msrA gene encoding peptide-methionine (S)-S-oxide reductase MsrA, with the protein MLFGRLKSSVPTPDQALPGRASRPWALGQHVVLDTPVVTDEVPEGMEVAVFGLGCFWGAEEFYWQVPGVWSTSVGYAGGTTPHPTYEEVCSGLTGHTEAVRVVFDPSVVSYADLVKRFFEIHDPTQGMRQGNDVGTQYRSALYTTSPEQEEVARELTGLYAAELQRQGFPEVTTEIAPAGEYYYAEDPHQQYLAKNPNGYRCHAKTGIAFPS; encoded by the coding sequence GTGCTCTTCGGCCGCCTCAAGTCCTCCGTCCCCACGCCCGACCAGGCGCTGCCGGGCCGCGCGTCGCGCCCGTGGGCCCTGGGCCAGCACGTCGTCCTCGACACGCCCGTGGTCACCGACGAGGTGCCCGAAGGCATGGAGGTCGCCGTCTTCGGCCTCGGCTGCTTCTGGGGCGCCGAGGAGTTCTACTGGCAGGTGCCCGGCGTCTGGTCGACGTCGGTGGGGTACGCCGGTGGCACGACGCCGCACCCGACGTACGAGGAGGTGTGCTCGGGCCTGACCGGCCACACCGAGGCGGTGCGCGTCGTCTTCGACCCGTCGGTCGTCTCCTACGCCGACCTGGTGAAGCGTTTCTTCGAGATCCACGACCCGACGCAGGGCATGCGCCAGGGCAACGACGTCGGTACGCAGTACCGTTCGGCGCTCTACACGACCTCGCCCGAGCAGGAGGAGGTCGCGCGCGAGCTGACCGGTCTCTACGCTGCGGAGCTCCAGCGCCAGGGCTTCCCCGAGGTGACCACGGAGATCGCGCCCGCCGGTGAGTACTACTACGCCGAGGACCCGCACCAGCAGTACCTCGCGAAGAACCCGAACGGCTACCGCTGCCACGCGAAGACGGGGATCGCCTTCCCCAGCTGA